One Lycium ferocissimum isolate CSIRO_LF1 unplaced genomic scaffold, AGI_CSIRO_Lferr_CH_V1 ctg16121, whole genome shotgun sequence genomic window, GGAACATACCCTACTCCAGAAATGGCGGCTCGAGCTCATGATGTTGCTGCATTAGCACTTAGAGGTAATCTAGCCACTCTGAACTTCGGTGACTCGCGTTGGAGGTTGCCAGTGCTAGAATCGAAGGACCCCAAAGACTTACGCCAGGCTGCTGTGAAAGCAGCCGAGGCGTTCCGTCAGGATCCTGAGTTAGTTGGAGTTGACTACATGAGTGAGGAAGTCACTTCCAGTACTGAAGAAGTAAAGTACCAAGAGATTGTTGTTGGTGGAGATAATGAGAGTGGCAGTGATTTTAGCTCGAAGGCATTACATATGGATATGGAGAACATCTTATGTTGTAATTGGGGAGAAAATAATGAGATGTCAGAGATGGAAGCATGGCGAGAAAAGATGTCAGAGGGGCTTTTATTTTCGCCAACTCCACGTTTAGGTAGTTATTTCAGTTGGGATGCCGTGGAAAGTGAAGTCGAAGTGTCATTGTGGAGTTATAGTATTTGATACTAATATAGGAATAATTGGATTTAGCTTCGCTAGCTAGTTAGTCACAAGCTAGGAGtagcattttttatttttattttttaaaaggacAAAAAGAAAGGGGAATAGTCAACAAGATTGATGTTATTATTTCCATATAGGTGTGAAAACATTATTTGCAATGCCAGTCAATAAAGACATGCCTCCTCGAATTCCTTTTGT contains:
- the LOC132042554 gene encoding dehydration-responsive element-binding protein 1E-like, with amino-acid sequence MNYNNTILCMSDANSANLERDHLQETSSPSAQDEGVFLLASSRPKKRAGRKKFQETRHPIYRGVRRRNNNKWVCELREPSRQKRIWLGTYPTPEMAARAHDVAALALRGNLATLNFGDSRWRLPVLESKDPKDLRQAAVKAAEAFRQDPELVGVDYMSEEVTSSTEEVKYQEIVVGGDNESGSDFSSKALHMDMENILCCNWGENNEMSEMEAWREKMSEGLLFSPTPRLGSYFSWDAVESEVEVSLWSYSI